The bacterium genome includes a window with the following:
- a CDS encoding TRAP transporter small permease — protein MQVLKKIDQILCKVELSVLVLLLSVMVLLAFAQVALRNIFSTGIFWADLVLRHLVLWLGFIGALLAASDDKHIHIDALRHFMPKKMRYYVDIVTHLFAVVVCYFFMRASWVFVRNDMAEKRTIIGDLPSWTGEIIIPIGFGLLAVHFLIKTIMYAGNQMNQEVQP, from the coding sequence ATGCAAGTACTCAAAAAAATCGACCAAATTCTCTGTAAAGTCGAGTTATCAGTTTTGGTGTTGCTCCTTTCGGTGATGGTGTTGCTCGCCTTCGCACAAGTAGCGCTCCGGAACATCTTTTCGACTGGTATCTTTTGGGCGGATTTGGTGTTGCGGCATCTGGTGTTATGGCTTGGCTTCATCGGCGCACTGCTTGCCGCCAGCGACGACAAGCATATTCATATCGACGCGTTGCGCCACTTCATGCCTAAGAAAATGCGATACTATGTCGACATTGTGACGCACCTCTTCGCGGTCGTGGTATGTTACTTTTTCATGCGGGCGTCGTGGGTCTTCGTAAGAAACGATATGGCGGAAAAACGTACGATTATTGGCGACCTTCCCTCATGGACCGGAGAAATCATCATCCCGATTGGTTTCGGATTGCTGGCGGTGCATTTCCTGATTAAAACGATTATGTATGCCGGCAATCAGATGAATCAGGAGGTGCAACCGTGA
- a CDS encoding AbrB/MazE/SpoVT family DNA-binding domain-containing protein, giving the protein MRKRLSVIGNSLGIVIEKPILELLSIDRDTELDITTDGDRLVIAPIREKTKSVLEKSAKKVLTKHSSTFHKLAK; this is encoded by the coding sequence ATGCGAAAACGATTATCGGTGATTGGCAACAGTTTAGGCATTGTGATTGAAAAGCCGATTCTTGAGTTGCTCAGCATTGACCGCGACACGGAACTCGACATCACAACCGATGGCGATCGGTTGGTAATCGCGCCGATTCGTGAAAAAACGAAGAGTGTACTCGAAAAATCGGCAAAAAAGGTACTCACAAAGCATAGCAGCACTTTCCATAAACTCGCGAAATGA
- the dnaG gene encoding DNA primase → MAGFEQETIDRILQATDVVELVGAVVPLIKRSGDNLFGRCPFHKEKTPSFSVNRRRQIFHCFGCGESGNAIGWLMKYEKIAFPEAVRRLAERANIPLPKYRPTADDSIHEALYRLHDLAQQFFYDRLRDKANPDAKAAMLYLLNRGLTRETIDGCGIGLSPANWDDFAQLALREGHKLENLLASGLCGRSDAGKLYDRFRDRISFPIQNLSGRIVAFGGRVRPGRDDAAKYLNSPETAIYRKSEILYGLSWARDAIRKTDTAIVVEGYLDCISLQQFGIGNAIATSGTALTTRQARLMLRFAPKVFLVYDGDDAGRRAALRGGDVLIAEGLDVVVAFLPQGEDPDTFVQKFGAEAFQQLLAEGKGWLDHQLDHFSEQGMLATPSGSAIVLRELVRVLRAMQDKVQLEFWIKLLSQKIGITESIVRHELSRVAVQKSYDDPDDPAPVAKAALASPNAELEARIIGFMIRYREPGKHFRIHRDLQKYLRPAYFQVPALQALFGVFLDSWLENGELPTLEKIRSVAQQYEGFPEWIDEQMIASPMPPVDTDPFSYEVSMLDNTVRQLLKPLLENELKQLQNQLAGNLTDEAQQKNLSEQKRVTATKRKLAQPLYLGK, encoded by the coding sequence ATGGCAGGCTTCGAACAGGAAACTATCGATCGCATTTTGCAAGCCACGGATGTCGTGGAGTTGGTTGGCGCGGTCGTACCGTTAATCAAACGATCCGGCGATAACCTGTTCGGCAGATGTCCCTTCCACAAAGAAAAGACCCCTTCGTTTTCCGTCAATCGGCGACGGCAGATTTTCCATTGCTTCGGCTGCGGCGAATCGGGCAATGCCATCGGCTGGCTCATGAAGTATGAGAAAATCGCTTTCCCGGAAGCAGTGCGCCGCCTTGCTGAACGGGCAAACATCCCCCTGCCGAAATACCGCCCGACCGCCGACGACTCGATCCACGAAGCGCTCTACCGGCTTCACGATTTAGCCCAACAATTCTTTTACGACCGCTTGCGCGACAAAGCGAATCCCGACGCAAAAGCTGCAATGCTCTATTTGCTAAACCGCGGATTAACCCGGGAGACCATCGACGGTTGCGGCATCGGACTCTCCCCGGCAAACTGGGACGATTTTGCGCAACTTGCATTGCGCGAAGGGCATAAACTGGAAAATCTCCTCGCATCGGGGCTCTGTGGACGCAGCGATGCAGGAAAATTGTACGACCGTTTCCGCGACCGCATCTCTTTTCCGATTCAAAATTTGTCGGGAAGAATTGTCGCCTTTGGCGGACGTGTCAGGCCGGGCCGCGACGATGCGGCGAAGTATTTAAATTCCCCCGAAACCGCCATCTACCGGAAGAGCGAAATTCTCTACGGGTTATCGTGGGCACGCGACGCCATCCGAAAAACCGATACTGCGATTGTCGTCGAAGGGTATCTCGATTGTATCTCTTTGCAACAATTCGGCATCGGGAATGCGATTGCTACCAGCGGCACCGCCCTCACCACCCGGCAGGCACGGCTCATGCTACGATTCGCGCCAAAAGTATTTTTGGTCTATGACGGTGACGACGCCGGACGGCGAGCGGCATTGCGGGGAGGCGACGTACTAATCGCCGAAGGGCTGGATGTTGTCGTCGCGTTTCTGCCGCAAGGGGAGGACCCCGACACTTTCGTCCAGAAATTCGGCGCTGAGGCGTTTCAACAATTATTAGCGGAGGGGAAAGGGTGGCTCGACCATCAACTCGACCACTTTAGCGAACAGGGGATGCTCGCGACGCCGTCCGGCTCCGCGATTGTGTTACGCGAATTGGTGCGGGTGCTGCGGGCGATGCAGGATAAAGTACAACTCGAATTCTGGATAAAGTTACTTTCGCAGAAAATCGGGATTACCGAATCGATTGTCCGCCACGAGCTCTCCCGCGTTGCTGTACAAAAATCCTATGACGACCCGGACGACCCGGCGCCGGTTGCGAAAGCGGCGTTAGCTTCGCCGAATGCGGAACTCGAAGCACGGATTATCGGATTCATGATTCGCTATCGCGAACCGGGAAAGCACTTCCGGATTCATCGCGACTTGCAGAAATACCTCCGTCCCGCCTACTTCCAAGTGCCCGCCCTGCAAGCGTTGTTTGGCGTATTTCTCGATTCCTGGCTGGAGAATGGGGAATTGCCGACGTTGGAGAAGATTCGCAGCGTGGCGCAACAATACGAAGGGTTTCCCGAATGGATCGACGAGCAGATGATTGCTTCGCCGATGCCGCCGGTCGATACCGATCCGTTTTCCTACGAAGTATCGATGCTGGATAATACCGTACGGCAGTTGTTAAAGCCGTTGCTCGAGAATGAGTTAAAGCAATTGCAAAACCAACTTGCCGGCAACCTTACCGACGAGGCACAGCAAAAAAATCTTTCCGAACAGAAACGCGTCACCGCCACGAAACGGAAACTCGCACAACCGCTTTATTTGGGAAAGTAG
- a CDS encoding TRAP transporter large permease, whose amino-acid sequence MSLAIFAIIFLFAFLGAPLFAVIGALGYIAFHLAGIDQSALIIDLYGKIAGQPTLIAVPLFTFAGYLLAESKAPKRIIELAKALFGWMPAGLAIVSLGTCAIFTAFTGASGVTIIALGGLLYPFLIQQKYPEKFSLGLVTASGSVGLLFPPSLPIILYGFVAGVSIDKLFVAGILPGVILIAALAGYSWFVAAKANVPKIPFSWSNVVSSVRNCAWEIPLPFIVIGGIYGGIFTATEAAAVTAFYAFIVEVFIYRDLHLFRDVPQVMRKSMLLVGAIVMIIGSSLGLMNYLIDEQVPQKLIAIVQSNIGSKFLFLLALNAFLIIMGMFMEIFSAIVTVPLILPVAAQFNIDPVHLGIIFLTNLELGYLMPPMGLNLLMSSLRFDKPILQISKSVGWFLLFESAALLLITYIPEISLWLVGASHVK is encoded by the coding sequence GTGAGTTTGGCAATTTTCGCGATCATCTTCCTGTTTGCTTTCTTGGGAGCGCCGCTCTTCGCCGTTATCGGGGCATTGGGATATATTGCCTTCCATCTCGCCGGGATTGACCAATCGGCATTGATTATCGACCTCTATGGAAAAATCGCCGGACAACCGACGTTAATCGCCGTACCGCTCTTCACCTTCGCCGGGTATTTGTTGGCGGAGAGTAAAGCGCCAAAACGCATCATCGAACTGGCAAAGGCGTTGTTCGGCTGGATGCCAGCAGGACTTGCCATCGTATCGCTTGGGACGTGCGCCATTTTCACGGCATTTACCGGTGCATCGGGTGTTACGATTATCGCATTGGGCGGCTTGCTGTATCCGTTCCTGATTCAACAAAAGTATCCGGAGAAATTCTCGCTCGGATTGGTGACTGCGTCGGGCAGCGTCGGTCTCCTCTTCCCCCCCAGTTTACCGATTATCCTTTACGGATTTGTTGCCGGGGTGAGTATCGATAAACTGTTTGTCGCCGGCATCTTACCGGGTGTAATTCTGATTGCGGCATTGGCGGGTTATTCGTGGTTTGTCGCAGCGAAAGCGAACGTACCGAAAATTCCTTTTAGTTGGAGTAATGTCGTTTCCTCAGTGCGCAATTGCGCGTGGGAAATTCCATTGCCATTTATCGTAATCGGCGGCATCTACGGCGGCATCTTTACCGCAACGGAAGCGGCGGCAGTGACTGCCTTCTACGCTTTTATCGTGGAAGTATTTATCTATCGCGATTTACACCTCTTCCGTGACGTACCACAGGTAATGCGGAAAAGTATGCTGTTAGTTGGCGCGATTGTCATGATTATCGGCAGCTCGCTCGGACTCATGAATTACCTGATCGACGAACAAGTCCCGCAGAAGTTAATCGCCATCGTCCAGAGCAATATCGGGTCGAAGTTTCTCTTTTTACTCGCGCTCAACGCATTCCTGATTATCATGGGAATGTTCATGGAAATTTTCTCCGCGATTGTTACGGTTCCCTTGATTCTCCCAGTAGCGGCGCAGTTCAATATCGATCCGGTACACTTGGGCATCATCTTTTTAACGAATCTCGAGTTGGGTTACTTGATGCCGCCGATGGGATTGAATCTCCTTATGTCAAGTTTGCGGTTCGATAAACCGATTCTACAGATATCGAAGTCGGTCGGTTGGTTTCTCCTGTTCGAGTCAGCAGCATTATTGCTCATCACCTACATCCCGGAAATCAGCCTCTGGCTGGTTGGAGCAAGTCACGTTAAGTAA
- a CDS encoding T9SS type A sorting domain-containing protein, which yields MKQFSWILLLSLALTGESTATPRWGDDFDWLGDTLAITVPMGMIAFGDTIVCHTPNNMFALLQTDNRTFLKLWQMNIPYAVAMPYSNYYTISNRFCHILRRGNRFYYGWPKAMIEWNGNDAPVYRGAIRNGLQFTPDTAFTAGDFIIPSSIPMSLYRSYKPVQVNNMILVADRIFRIDSLTDRIEYAGNARTNWYDSSVTEWAVRWPYAYGITTTHQIAVVKLDTTPPQTVHRFETTFQPVFCRIINDSLVMGGGWSVWSLENPRIPQFVGNNTRFPGIDYLWEEPVDSVWFGWRGPYFFLISLAQGLLAPMIADTFRRPVMNASSTPSCNVAKTNYGWLVQSNHVLYPEQDFFQLRQYRDAQHRQRLDSLWYYRQPVGFDSNYLAHEHYQHYYPLVQSAKEGKAFVTRGIRQAVLVADTVNARHQMRWLPQGIYQIAIDGEQVLGGAGTDRRFHLLTWSNSSWLDQIFTVPDSVTTNVELFRSNLVVFQGNTQYPFPVYRFQNGEMISDGVLPYQPITLRESSAILDIGDSIRWYLKQGGAWLPQNWSVPGSGYAFAEGDTISTSGGQIYALQRNTAPTLIVDTYPFYNSNGFLLQSKSYFLRQTPLDNYQHIYTRYDHTSEGWVERGVIMSGAPFLYYGSMLLTMTPGAISTYRMPPNNATPELIGTLPFDFALSNPYPNPFNSTITFQVDLPRSAMTEYAIYDALGREVYTQPSERLSPGSYTLHWNGHDNNDLPASSGVYFIQVRAGTFTAVKKIVMLK from the coding sequence ATGAAACAGTTTAGTTGGATACTTCTCCTCTCTCTCGCCCTGACCGGCGAGTCAACTGCCACGCCGCGGTGGGGCGATGACTTCGATTGGTTGGGCGATACCCTTGCCATCACCGTACCAATGGGAATGATTGCCTTTGGCGATACCATCGTCTGCCATACGCCAAACAACATGTTTGCCTTGTTACAAACGGACAACCGCACATTTCTAAAACTCTGGCAAATGAACATCCCGTATGCTGTTGCAATGCCTTATAGCAACTACTACACGATTTCTAATCGGTTCTGCCATATCCTGCGGCGTGGAAACCGGTTTTACTACGGTTGGCCAAAGGCAATGATCGAGTGGAATGGGAACGACGCGCCGGTCTACCGGGGAGCTATCCGAAATGGATTGCAGTTTACTCCAGATACCGCTTTCACCGCAGGTGATTTCATTATTCCATCATCAATACCAATGTCCTTATATCGAAGCTATAAGCCGGTACAGGTAAACAATATGATTCTGGTCGCCGACCGCATATTTCGAATTGATTCCCTTACCGACCGCATAGAATATGCCGGGAATGCAAGAACGAATTGGTACGATTCAAGCGTTACCGAATGGGCGGTACGGTGGCCTTATGCTTATGGAATTACTACAACTCACCAAATTGCTGTGGTAAAACTCGATACTACACCACCCCAAACAGTACACCGGTTCGAAACAACATTCCAACCCGTTTTCTGCAGAATCATTAACGATTCTTTGGTGATGGGTGGAGGGTGGTCAGTATGGTCGTTGGAAAATCCCCGAATTCCACAATTTGTAGGTAACAATACTCGGTTTCCTGGAATAGACTACTTGTGGGAGGAGCCAGTCGACAGCGTATGGTTCGGATGGCGTGGTCCATACTTCTTTCTGATTTCATTGGCACAAGGATTGCTCGCACCAATGATTGCTGACACCTTTCGTCGACCAGTAATGAATGCATCTTCCACACCAAGCTGCAACGTCGCAAAGACAAATTATGGCTGGCTTGTGCAATCGAATCATGTACTCTACCCGGAGCAGGATTTTTTTCAATTGCGGCAGTATCGCGACGCCCAGCATCGCCAAAGACTTGACTCATTGTGGTACTACCGACAACCGGTAGGGTTCGACTCCAACTACTTGGCGCATGAGCATTACCAACATTATTATCCCTTAGTACAATCAGCAAAGGAAGGAAAGGCGTTTGTAACGCGCGGAATACGTCAGGCGGTCTTAGTCGCCGACACCGTAAACGCCCGCCATCAAATGCGATGGCTGCCACAAGGTATCTATCAAATCGCAATCGATGGCGAGCAAGTGTTAGGTGGCGCTGGCACTGACCGTCGGTTTCATCTATTAACGTGGAGTAATAGCAGTTGGTTAGACCAAATATTCACAGTGCCGGATTCCGTTACGACGAATGTGGAGTTGTTTCGTTCCAATCTGGTGGTTTTCCAAGGAAACACCCAGTATCCTTTCCCGGTATATCGATTCCAGAATGGAGAAATGATATCTGACGGTGTTCTTCCTTATCAGCCCATAACATTGCGAGAATCCAGCGCGATTCTGGACATCGGAGACAGTATTCGATGGTACCTTAAACAGGGAGGAGCCTGGCTGCCGCAAAATTGGAGTGTGCCGGGGTCGGGATACGCATTTGCAGAAGGGGATACCATTTCGACAAGTGGTGGGCAAATCTATGCGCTTCAGCGGAATACCGCTCCGACATTAATTGTAGACACGTATCCATTTTATAACTCCAATGGATTTTTACTTCAAAGTAAATCCTATTTTTTACGACAAACACCGCTGGATAATTATCAACACATCTATACTCGTTACGACCACACATCGGAGGGTTGGGTGGAGCGAGGTGTAATAATGTCTGGAGCGCCTTTCCTCTACTATGGATCGATGTTATTGACAATGACCCCCGGTGCGATTTCTACTTACCGGATGCCGCCGAATAACGCTACCCCCGAGCTGATCGGAACGCTACCGTTCGATTTTGCTTTATCTAATCCCTATCCCAATCCATTTAATTCGACGATCACCTTCCAGGTCGATCTCCCCCGCTCGGCAATGACCGAGTACGCCATCTACGATGCCCTCGGACGCGAAGTATACACCCAACCCTCCGAACGTCTTTCCCCCGGGTCCTACACCCTCCACTGGAACGGCCATGACAACAACGATCTTCCTGCCAGCAGTGGCGTCTACTTTATTCAAGTCCGAGCCGGAACCTTCACTGCCGTCAAGAAAATTGTCATGCTGAAATAA
- a CDS encoding FG-GAP-like repeat-containing protein encodes MRTIAILSVFTILVSAQAATLTASLHSPAYDIDAQYGNSLAMLPDVTGDGIAELVVAAHRETAGGYNWAGNVYVYRGGDFQILYTLTAPVPEGTAMFGFAVAAIPDVTGDSLSDILVSSPFENTNGVTDAGKVYLFSGANGQLVRSYQPPQLVSRGYFGHSLASAGDVDNDGHVEILIGCVGQGKVFVYDGVNGNWKREYDPPILDGCISFGYVVAGLGDISGDGRPDYMAGAFCQGRAFTFIGATGALRDTLGESSLTDQGFGYSLAGLPDIDNDGRADIMVGSPYSNYDSVTYNTGLVKLISGANRTVLRTLYAPNPISDSWFGLSLASVGDVNGDGTTDVFIGMPNDGYGSDSLSGRGYLYNAVTGMLIDSIASPNVQAASNFSWVVTGGLDITGDGRPDFVAAAPYEDYLNTENAGGVYVYSFPASAAQQSETAIPTTTIITNAYPNPFNATTTIAYRVPASGNVAITVTDISGRVVADAVNRHAVSGTTYRWQFDAQELASGIYFYRITSGSNHTQQKLVLVK; translated from the coding sequence TTGCGAACAATCGCGATACTATCTGTATTCACCATACTGGTTTCTGCTCAGGCAGCGACGCTGACCGCTTCGCTCCATTCACCGGCGTACGACATCGATGCCCAGTACGGCAATTCGTTGGCTATGCTACCCGATGTCACCGGCGATGGAATCGCCGAACTGGTGGTGGCGGCGCACCGCGAGACTGCCGGTGGTTACAATTGGGCGGGCAATGTCTATGTATATCGCGGCGGTGATTTCCAGATTCTCTACACACTTACAGCGCCAGTTCCTGAAGGAACTGCGATGTTTGGTTTCGCAGTAGCGGCAATTCCCGATGTAACAGGTGATTCGCTTTCCGATATTCTCGTTAGTTCCCCCTTTGAAAATACCAATGGTGTTACCGATGCCGGAAAAGTGTACTTGTTTAGTGGAGCCAACGGGCAACTTGTCCGGTCCTACCAACCACCACAACTGGTTTCGCGCGGGTACTTTGGACATTCGTTGGCAAGTGCGGGCGATGTCGATAACGATGGTCACGTTGAAATCCTCATCGGGTGCGTTGGGCAAGGGAAAGTATTTGTTTACGACGGTGTCAATGGCAATTGGAAACGGGAGTACGATCCACCAATCCTCGACGGGTGTATCTCGTTTGGCTATGTTGTTGCCGGATTAGGCGATATTAGCGGTGACGGTAGACCTGACTACATGGCCGGTGCATTCTGTCAAGGCAGAGCTTTTACTTTTATCGGAGCTACCGGTGCGCTTCGGGATACCTTAGGTGAAAGTTCGTTAACTGATCAAGGATTTGGATACTCACTGGCAGGTTTGCCGGATATCGATAACGATGGACGGGCAGATATCATGGTTGGCTCACCCTACTCTAACTATGATAGTGTCACATACAATACGGGATTGGTGAAGCTGATCAGCGGCGCCAACCGCACCGTATTACGAACTCTGTATGCTCCGAATCCGATATCGGATAGTTGGTTCGGGTTGTCGTTAGCTTCGGTGGGTGATGTTAATGGTGATGGTACAACCGATGTATTCATTGGGATGCCGAACGATGGATATGGCAGCGATTCATTGTCGGGGCGGGGGTATCTCTATAATGCCGTGACCGGTATGCTCATCGATAGCATCGCTTCCCCGAATGTACAAGCGGCAAGTAATTTTAGCTGGGTAGTCACTGGCGGGCTTGATATTACGGGCGACGGTCGACCGGACTTCGTCGCGGCTGCGCCTTATGAAGATTATCTCAATACCGAAAATGCAGGCGGGGTCTATGTGTATAGCTTCCCGGCAAGTGCAGCACAGCAGTCCGAAACCGCAATTCCAACCACAACGATTATAACGAACGCGTATCCGAATCCATTCAATGCGACGACGACAATTGCCTATCGGGTTCCGGCTTCGGGTAATGTTGCGATAACCGTAACCGATATTTCCGGGCGAGTGGTTGCCGATGCGGTGAACCGCCATGCCGTGAGTGGTACAACCTATCGCTGGCAATTCGATGCGCAGGAATTGGCGTCGGGGATTTATTTCTATCGAATCACGAGTGGAAGCAATCACACTCAACAGAAGTTGGTATTGGTGAAGTAA
- a CDS encoding response regulator yields MGKQHHILLIDDEPTNRLLIRTILAAGDYDIVEAVNGYEGLSKLQSNTDLIILDAVMPGIDGFEVAWHVRKTDQFHDLPIIMATSLNETQDRYRAIEIGINDFIRKPIDETELRLRVASLLKLKEQQDILKRNRQELEEQVWLQTQVLRQSLEEMAEAKRRTEAAHRETLFRLALAAEYKDDNTGAHLQRMSHYCTVLAKGIGLPASEVDTILHAAPMHDVGKLGIPDSILKKHGRLETDERAIMKQHPAIGARIIGGSSSELLQVSELIALTHHERWDGTGYPNGMSGKEIPLYGRIASIADVFDALTTIRPYKKAFTNQEAYDFLRNGQGSHFDPELIDVFFREIDQILAIQGKFREDVLAQACVFPRL; encoded by the coding sequence ATGGGCAAACAACACCACATCCTCTTAATCGACGATGAGCCGACTAACCGTCTGCTAATCCGCACGATCCTTGCTGCCGGCGATTATGACATCGTCGAGGCGGTAAATGGGTATGAGGGGTTGTCCAAATTGCAATCGAACACCGACCTCATTATCCTCGACGCCGTGATGCCGGGAATCGACGGCTTCGAGGTCGCATGGCACGTCCGAAAAACCGATCAATTTCACGATTTGCCGATTATCATGGCGACGTCACTCAATGAGACGCAGGATCGCTACCGCGCTATTGAAATCGGCATCAACGACTTTATCCGCAAGCCGATTGACGAAACGGAGCTGCGGCTTCGCGTCGCCTCGTTACTGAAATTGAAGGAACAACAGGACATCCTGAAACGCAACCGTCAGGAATTGGAAGAGCAGGTTTGGTTACAGACGCAAGTCTTGCGGCAATCACTGGAAGAGATGGCGGAGGCGAAACGAAGAACCGAAGCAGCGCACCGGGAAACCCTCTTTCGGTTAGCGCTGGCTGCCGAGTATAAAGATGACAACACCGGTGCTCACTTGCAGCGGATGAGTCATTATTGTACCGTGTTAGCAAAGGGGATTGGCCTTCCGGCGAGTGAAGTAGATACAATCCTGCACGCCGCGCCGATGCACGATGTGGGAAAATTGGGGATACCCGATTCGATATTGAAGAAACACGGGAGACTGGAAACCGACGAGCGTGCCATCATGAAGCAGCATCCCGCGATTGGTGCGCGGATTATCGGCGGCTCTTCTTCGGAATTGTTGCAAGTCAGCGAACTCATCGCCTTGACGCACCATGAGCGGTGGGATGGTACCGGTTATCCGAATGGGATGTCCGGAAAAGAGATTCCACTCTACGGGCGAATCGCATCGATTGCCGATGTCTTCGATGCGTTAACGACGATTCGTCCCTACAAGAAAGCGTTTACCAATCAAGAAGCGTACGACTTCCTTCGCAATGGACAGGGGAGTCATTTCGACCCGGAACTGATCGACGTCTTCTTTCGGGAAATCGATCAAATCCTTGCCATCCAAGGAAAATTCCGCGAAGATGTGCTTGCGCAAGCCTGCGTGTTTCCAAGGTTGTAG
- a CDS encoding transglutaminase-like domain-containing protein codes for MKRLFLFVWIVLLVTSSFVFAGIDEDVQANLTKAKTNRGEIEKAIAYFEKKGDPQQLDAIKFLVANMENQCYVEVALYYEEPKAVEFNLLSYPLDVISALFENLEERGEISFLKRERVEQPFDNLAYPNFSTAEKALDSIAKARNGLEFGRKQRLEDLETVSAEYLIKNVENAFKAWQSRPWAKQIPYEAFREYILPYRGSNEPIEEWREFFIDRYNELAKSMKDSTDPIEAATLINRELTKWYTFDERYYLHPTDLGLAEMRKTGKGRCEDMTNLTIYALRANGICVMSDYTPYWANSGNNHAWNAVLDRSGKAIPFMGCEADPNAYKLSGKIGKAYRKMFSKQSEVLSAKMEKWEKAPDWLSGKYFHDVTSDYADVSDVAVKLEKPLPDSARWAYLCVFNSGEWKPIYWSTIQQNECLFKAMGRDVMYTPMYYVKGKMEPAGEAFLLHKDGKTTRYDGDPKVTQTVKLVSTTRKIIAEATEGKVITALDSGATYELHYWDNGWQKIAEKTADGKTPLVFDNVPQNRLYWLYKKDSNKEEERIFTYENDKQIWW; via the coding sequence ATGAAACGACTCTTCCTTTTTGTCTGGATTGTTCTTCTTGTCACAAGTTCGTTTGTATTCGCCGGAATCGACGAAGATGTACAGGCGAATCTTACCAAAGCGAAAACGAATCGCGGCGAAATCGAAAAAGCAATCGCCTACTTCGAAAAGAAAGGCGATCCGCAACAACTCGACGCCATCAAGTTTTTGGTGGCAAATATGGAAAACCAGTGCTATGTCGAAGTGGCATTGTACTACGAAGAGCCGAAAGCGGTCGAGTTCAATCTGCTAAGCTACCCGTTGGATGTGATTTCAGCGCTCTTCGAGAATTTGGAAGAACGGGGAGAAATCTCATTTCTAAAGCGGGAACGGGTCGAACAACCATTCGATAATCTTGCATATCCTAATTTCAGCACTGCCGAGAAAGCACTCGATTCGATTGCCAAGGCACGCAATGGTTTGGAGTTCGGCAGGAAGCAGCGATTAGAGGATTTGGAAACGGTTTCTGCCGAATACCTGATCAAAAATGTGGAAAATGCATTCAAAGCGTGGCAGTCGCGACCGTGGGCAAAGCAAATTCCCTACGAAGCATTTCGCGAGTATATCCTTCCCTATCGTGGTAGTAATGAGCCAATCGAGGAGTGGCGGGAGTTTTTCATTGATCGCTACAACGAATTAGCCAAGAGCATGAAGGATTCGACCGATCCGATTGAAGCGGCGACGTTGATCAACCGTGAATTAACGAAATGGTACACCTTCGATGAACGGTACTATCTACATCCCACCGATTTAGGGCTTGCCGAGATGCGGAAAACCGGGAAAGGTCGTTGTGAGGATATGACCAATCTCACAATTTATGCGCTCCGGGCGAATGGCATTTGCGTCATGAGCGATTACACTCCGTATTGGGCGAATAGCGGTAATAATCACGCTTGGAATGCAGTACTTGACCGCAGCGGAAAAGCGATTCCGTTCATGGGGTGCGAAGCCGATCCCAACGCCTACAAACTGAGCGGAAAAATCGGAAAAGCATATCGCAAAATGTTCTCGAAGCAGAGCGAAGTGCTTTCCGCGAAAATGGAGAAGTGGGAGAAAGCGCCTGATTGGTTGTCGGGGAAATATTTTCACGACGTCACTTCCGATTATGCCGATGTCTCCGATGTCGCGGTGAAGTTGGAAAAACCGCTACCTGATAGCGCACGGTGGGCATATCTTTGTGTTTTCAATTCCGGTGAATGGAAACCGATTTACTGGAGTACGATTCAACAGAATGAGTGTCTATTCAAGGCGATGGGACGCGACGTTATGTACACCCCGATGTACTATGTAAAAGGTAAAATGGAGCCAGCCGGCGAGGCGTTTTTGTTACACAAAGATGGCAAGACCACTAGGTATGATGGCGACCCGAAAGTTACGCAAACCGTGAAATTAGTTTCGACCACCCGGAAAATCATTGCGGAAGCCACTGAAGGGAAAGTAATCACCGCCCTCGATTCGGGCGCTACCTATGAACTGCATTATTGGGATAACGGCTGGCAGAAAATCGCCGAGAAAACTGCCGATGGGAAGACGCCGCTGGTATTCGACAATGTCCCGCAAAACCGCTTGTATTGGCTGTATAAAAAGGATTCTAATAAGGAAGAAGAACGGATATTCACCTACGAGAACGACAAGCAAATCTGGTGGTAG